Proteins from one Fragaria vesca subsp. vesca linkage group LG6, FraVesHawaii_1.0, whole genome shotgun sequence genomic window:
- the LOC101299109 gene encoding proteinase inhibitor type-2 CEVI57-like, which translates to MATGKSIGAIILLLVCGSILLGMNPTEAKVCPQVCYEAAYMTCPSSGLTHLSPSCNCCFAPAVGCSIYNSDGTKICTAT; encoded by the exons ATGGCTACAGGCAAGAGTATTGGTGCAATAATTCTTCTCCTTGTTTGCG GTTCAATCCTACTGGGTATGAATCCAACTGAGGCCAAAGTCTGCCCTCAAGTTTGCTACGAGGCAGCTTATATGACTTGCCCGTCTTCAGGCCTTACTCATCTCTCACCATCCTGCAACTGTTGCTTTGCTCCGGCAGTCGGCTGCTCCATTTACAACTCCGATGGAACTAAGATCTGTACTGCTACTTGA
- the LOC101312166 gene encoding F-box/FBD/LRR-repeat protein At1g16930-like has product MCKLMDSKSPKLEEELGEDRISQMPDDVLVRILSLLDDTVLAVQTTILSKRWNNLWTSISSIRLDYDDESDDRIMTIVERVVSLHDSSDILKFHITYHNQGSRDDMVADDYTRIHRCICTVVQHNVVELHLSLWNSSDADQTSLFLFPESLFMCKTLVDLKVDSNSISFSNCPIEGCFPSLKVLSVDVEESDEDSPGSLENLFTCCPLLEDLTIFGGVISQSNIKISAPELKTLRMEYSDSYSNVLFINAPKLENFDLLDNFSLPNEFVFENGKSLIEVNLRLHRSFDVDDLDADDLASRAVALFAQISNVENLSLSLQGLNASYLPQFVNLSRLMLVLHDFNYWEFLIECLKRCPNLKHLVLKHEDNEWRSREDELGWEFLNPQERPACLVSHLQTVSIEGFKGQRDEMEVAEFLLKNGEVLNTVSIHTVSVGLLYTKKEIYRKLLTYERGSRSCVILAD; this is encoded by the exons TGTGCAAATTAATGGATTCCAAATCACCAAAGCTTGAAGAGGAATTAGGAGAAGACAGGATCAGCCAAATGCCAGATGATGTTCTTGTTCGCATACTCTCGTTGCTTGATGATACAGTTTTAGCTGTGCAGACCACCATTCTTTCAAAACGATGGAACAATTTATGGACTTCCATTTCTAGTATTCGGCTCGATTATGATGACGAGAGTGATGATCGTATCATGACAATTGTTGAACGTGTGGTTTCCCTTCATGACTCGTCAGACATCTTAAAATTTCATATTACTTATCATAATCAAGGCTCACGAGATGATATGGTAGCTGATGATTACACTCGTATTCATAGATGTATTTGCACTGTTGTTCAGCACAATGTTGTCGAGCTTCATCTTAGTCTTTGGAACTCAAGCGATGCTGATCAAACAAGCCTATTTTTGTTTCCTGAAAGTCTTTTCATGTGCAAAACACTTGTGGATTTGAAGGTGGACTCTAATAGTATCAGTTTTTCAAATTGCCCTATAGAAGGGTGTTTTCCAAGCCTTAAGGTTCTTTCTGTTGATGTTGAAGAATCTGACGAAGATTCACCAGGTTCACTGGAAAACCTTTTTACTTGTTGTCCTCTCCTTGAAGACCTCACTATCTTTGGGGGGGTTATTTCACAGTCGAATATCAAGATCTCTGCTCCTGAACTGAAGACATTAAGAATGGAATACTCAGATTCTTATTCCAACGTCTTATTCATTAATGCGCCAAAGCTGGAAAACTTTGATCTCTTGGATAACTTTTCTCTTCCAAATGAATTTGTCTTCGAGAATGGAAAATCTCTAATCGAGGTCAATCTAAGACTCCATCGTTCTTTTGATGTTGATGATCTTGATGCTGATGACCTTGCCAGTCGCGCAGTAGCTCTGTTTGCACAAATTTCCAATGTTGAAAATCTGTCTCTTAGTCTCCAAGGTCTGAAT GCTTCCTACTTGCCTCAGTTTGTCAATCTGAGTCGATTGATGCTGGTTCTGCATGATTTCAATTACTGGGAGTTTCTTATTGAATGTCTCAAAAGATGTCCTAATCTGAAACATCTGGTCTTAAAACATGAG GACAATGAATGGCGTAGCAGAGAAGACGAGCTAGGATGGGAGTTCTTGAACCCACAGGAGCGTCCTGCTTGTTTGGTGTCTCACCTCCAGACTGTCTCCATAGAAGGATTCAAGGGACAACGGGATGAGATGGAAGTGGCTGAGTTTTTGTTAAAGAATGGTGAAGTTTTAAATACAGTGAGTATTCACACTGTGAGTGTGGGTCTTCTGTATACGAAGAAGGAGATATACAGGAAACTCTTGACATATGAAAGGGGTTCAAGGTCTTGTGTCATCTTGGCGGATTGA
- the LOC101313033 gene encoding uncharacterized protein LOC101313033, producing the protein MGIISRKIFPACGNMCVCCPAMRSRSRQPVKRYKKLLAEIFPKSPDGPSNERKIVKLCEYAAKNPFRIPKIAKHLEDRCYKELRLEHVKFINIVAEAYNKLLCLCKNQMAYFAGSVLNVVTELLDNSKQDALRIIGCQTLTRFISSQTDGTYTHNIESLVHKVCELAHESGEDIQKRCLRASSLQCLSAMIQFMTEVSYIFVDFDEIVHATLDNYQPDTHNENGEGAESHHNWVDEVVRSESRVGAIAGGYSSPSCKVIRPRPEKKDPSLLTREETETPNTWAQICIQRMIELAKESTTMRRVLDPMFVYFDSRHHWVPRQGLAMMVLSDMSYFLETSGNQQMILAYAIRHLDHKNVSHDPQLKSHIIQVASALACQIRSGTVLEEIGFVSDLCRHLRKSLQATAESVGEQESSINTMLQSSIEDCLLEIARGIGNIRPLFDMMSISLEKLPSGTVARATMGSLMIVAHMISLALISSQSQQVFPESLLVQLLKVMMHPDVEVRVGAHQIFSVLLIPCSNRPRHEVAPLQSGFVYQSRKGSLDTASIASITARLEKLRREKDGPKTENQETGARDDFIDRDIAEEDWKQGLTLKSSPNFYTISSIIDKTAGSSLTDPEPYIMKFSEDQIADLLSAFWMQANLPDNLPSNFEAIAHSFILMIVSSHLKNPNGNLMVRSFQLLLSLRNISLDPNNGMLPPACQRSILVLSIGMLMFAAQIYHIPNLNDLLKSLPSDVDPYLGISDDLQVFLRPEADITKYGSVIDNQLATSLLSDLRKKIYESDNVIREILVQFLSDITEMEAEVVADQLSESFTPDDAFMFGPQSMLDFDQNQMPGHSKETLSFDGEFPTNSSVEDDATSEVSVVADFSRFIPRMPSSSSVPQVISVGQLLESALEVAGQVAGTSVSTSPLPYNTMTKQCEALGTGTRKKLSNWLAHEHHQSSTVRDILSPPFPAGGCTALQKLINEPGPGVTQGGTSAQDSWLAAIRLPPASPFDNFLKAAGC; encoded by the exons ATGGGGATCATCTCCAGGAAAATTTTCCCAGCATGTGGGAACATGTGTGTATGCTGCCCTGCTATGAGGTCAAGATCTAGACAACCTGTTAAGCGTTACAAAAAGCTGCTTGCAGAAATCTTCCCCAAGTCTCCT GATGGTCCTTCCAATGAAAGAAAGATTGTTAAGCTATGCGAATATGCTGCAAAGAATCCTTTTAGAATCCCTAAG ATTGCCAAACATCTTGAAGATAGGTGTTACAAAGAGCTACGTCTTGAGCATGTGAAATTCATTAATATCGTTGCAGAGGCTTACAACAAGTTACTTTGCCTTTGTAAGAACCAGAT GGCTTATTTTGCTGGGAGTGTACTAAATGTGGTCACTGAGCTTCTGGACAACTCTAAGCAAGATGCTCTCCGTATAATTGGATGCCAAACTCTGACGAGGTTCATCTCCAGTCAG ACAGATGGAACTTATACACACAACATTGAGAGTTTGGTTCATAAAGTATGTGAGCTGGCACATGAGAGTGGTGAAGATATTCAAAAGCGCTGCTTGAGAGCATCAAGCTTGCAGTGCCTTTCAGCCATG ATCCAATTCATGACTGAAGTTTCATATATCTTTGTTGATTTTGATGAG ATTGTACATGCCACTTTGGATAACTATCAGCCTGATACACATAATGAAAATGGTGAGGGAGCAGAGTCGCATCATAATTGGGTGGATGAAGTAGTTAGAAGTGAAAGTAGAGTTGGTGCAATTGCTGGTGGGTATTCTAGCCCTAGTTGCAAGGTCATCAGGCCACGGCCAGAAAAGAAGGATCCTTCTCTTCTCACAAG AGAAGAGACAGAGACACCAAACACTTGGGCTCAAATTTGTATTCAGAGAATGATTGAATTAGCGAAGGAGAGCACAACAATGCGCCGGGTATTGGATCCAATGTTTGTGTACTTTGACTCTAGGCACCATTGGGTTCCTCGGCAAGGGTTAGCTATGATGGTTTTGTCTGATATGTCATACTTTTTGGAAACTTCAG GAAATCAGCAGATGATTTTAGCCTATGCGATCCGTCATCTTGACCACAAGAACGTTTCACATGATCCACAACTCAAATCTCACATCATTCAGGTTGCTAGTGCTTTGGCTTGCCAAATTCGATCTGGAACAGTGCTAGAGGAAATTGGATTTGTCTCTGACCTATGCAGGCACTTGAGGAAGAGTCTTCAAGCCACTGCTGAATCAGTTGGAGAGCAAGAGTCTAGCATTAATACCATGCTACAGAGTTCAATTGAAGATTGCTTATTAGAAATAGCTAGAGGA ATTGGAAATATTCGGCCATTGTTTGACATGATGTCAATATCTCTGGAGAAGCTACCATCTGGAACTGTTGCCAGGGCCACCATGGGATCATTGATGATTGTTGCTCATATGATCTCATTAGCATTGATCTCTTCTCAGTCACAGCAA GTTTTTCCTGAATCCCTTCTTGTCCAGCTTCTGAAAGTGATGATGCATCCAGATGTTGAGGTGCGTGTTGGAGCACACCAAATATTTTCGGTTCTTCTCATTCCATGTTCTAATCGGCCCCGACATGAAGTCGCTCCTCTACAATCTGGGTTTGTATACCAGTCAAGAAAAGGGAGTTTGGATACAGCTTCTATTGCTTCAATTACAGCTAGACTTGAAAAGCTTAGGAGGGAAAAAGATGGCCCTAAAACAGAAAATCAGGAGACTGGTGCTCGTGATGATTTTATAGATAGGGATATTGCAGAAGAGGATTGGAAGCAGGGGCTTACCCTCAAGAGTTCCCCTAACTTCTATACAATTAGCTCTATTATTGACAAGACTGCTGGATCAAGCCTAACAGACCCT GAACCATACATAATGAAGTTTAGTGAGGATCAAATAGCAGACTTGCTGTCTGCTTTTTGGATGCAAGCCAATCTCCCAGATAATTTGCCTTCAAATTTTGAAGCTATAGCTCATTCTTTCATTTTAATGATAGTTTCTTCTCACTTGAAG AATCCAAATGGCAACCTTATGGTCCGTTCCTTTCAACTTCTGCTATCTCTGAGGAATATTTCACTGGATCCTAACAATG GGATGTTGCCCCCAGCTTGCCAGAGATCTATCCTTGTGCTATCGATTGGCATGTTGATGTTTGCTGCTCAGATCTATCACATTCCTAATCTGAATGATCTGCTCAAATCATTACCATCAGAT GTTGATCCATATTTGGGCATCAGTGATGACCTTCAAGTTTTTCTAAGGCCTGAGGCAGACATCACAAAATATGGATCTGTTATCGATAACCAGCTAGCTACATCATTACTATCTGATTTGCGGAAAAAAATTTATGAATCTGACAATGTCATCAGGGAAATTTTGGTCCAATTTCTATCAGACATTACTGAG ATGGAGGCGGAGGTGGTGGCCGACCAACTTTCAGAGTCATTCACTCCTGATGATGCATTTATGTTTGGTCCACAATCAATGCTAGACTTTGACCAAAATCAAATGCCTGGCCATTCAAAAGAAACGCTTTCCTTTGATGGG GAATTTCCGACCAATTCATCAGTTGAGGATGATGCAACAAGTGAAGTATCTGTTGTTGCTGACTTCTCCCGGTTCATTCCTAGAATGCCGTCATCATCTTCTGTCCCCCAAGTCATCAGTGTTGGACAGCTTTTGGAATCG GCACTTGAGGTAGCTGGTCAAGTAGCGGGAACATCTGTATCTACATCACCCCTCCCATACAACACCATGACAAAACAGTGTGAGGCCCTTGGCACAGGCACAAGGAAGAAGCTTTCTAATTGGTTGGCCCATGAACATCATCAAAGCAGTACTGTCCGTGACATTTTGTCTCCACCATTTCCCGCAGGTGGATGCACAGCACTCCAGAAG TTAATTAATGAACCTGGACCTGGGGTTACCCAGGGAGGTACATCAGCACAGGACTCGTGGTTAGCTGCTATCAGGTTGCCTCCTGCTAGTCCGTTTGACAACTTCCTCAAGGCAGCTGGTTGTTAG
- the LOC101312741 gene encoding RNA polymerase II-associated protein 3-like: MARAPSKHGRDQALDFQGFLSDLQDWELSLKDKDKKMRPQQPNKEAPKSRDFGTSSYSTNYEPMNTVSSSFTSEDGLPDAASEKDLGNEYFKQKKFKEAIDCYSRSIALTPTAVAFANRAMSYIKIKRFQEAENDCTEALNLDDRYIKAYSRRATARKELGKLKESIEDAEFALRLEPHNQEIKKQYAEAKSLYEKGILQKVSGAIKISEQDKQKVEKSGTTVNGHSIQPVSSTTQRTETTAVGDHTKKINTNGKQASKLSVQELASRAASRAKALAAENITPPSSAYQFEASWRGLSGDRALQAKLLKAISPSALPQIFKNALTVHILVDILKCVTTFFIDEMDLAVSVLENLTKVPRFDTLIMFLSSNDKADLAKIWDEVFYNEATPIEFAEKLDNLRAKYCLKR, encoded by the exons ATGGCTAGGGCTCCAAGCAAGCACGGCCGCGACCAAGCTCTG GATTTCCAGGGGTTTTTGAGTGACTTGCAGGACTGGGAGCTTTCGCTCAAGGACAAGGACAAGAAAATGAGGCCACAACAACCCAACAAGGAAGCTCCG AAATCAAGAGATTTTGGAACTAGTTCCTACTCGACAAATTATGAACCAATGAATACAGTATCAAGTAGTTTCACTTCTGAAGATGGTCTTCCAGATGCTGCTTCGGAAAAGGACTTG GGTAATGAGTATTTTAAGCAGAAGAAGTTTAAGGAAGCTATTGACTGCTATTCAAGAAGCATTGCCTTAACTCCAACAGCGGTAGCTTTTGCAAATAGGGCAATGTCATATATCAAAATCAAAAG ATTCCAGGAAGCTGAGAATGACTGTACAGAGGCCTTGAATTTGGATGATCGCTATATAAAAGCATACTCACGACGTGCAACAGCTAGAAAAGAACTAGGAAAACTTAAAGAATCTATTGAGG ATGCAGAGTTTGCTCTGAGGTTGGAGCCACACAACCAAGAAATCAAGAAACAGTATGCTGAGGCCAAATCTTTGTATGAGAAA GGAATTCTTCAGAAGGTATCTGGAGCGATAAAAATCTCTGAACAAGACAAGCAGAAAGTGGAGAAGTCGGGTACCACAGTGAATGGACACAGCATCCAGCCTGTCTCTAGTACTACTCAAAGGACAGAAACGACTGCAGTTGGAGATCACACTAAG AAAATTAACACAAATGGGAAGCAAGCGTCAAAGTTATCAGTACAAGAACTTGCTTCTCGAGCTGCTTCACGAGCCAAGGCTCTAGCTGCAGAAAACATCACACCACCAAGTTCAGCTTATCAATTTGAGGCTTCTTGGAGAGGACTCTCTGGAGATCGTGCTCTTCAGGCTAAATTGTTGAAG GCTATATCTCCCAGTGCACTGCCGCAGATATTCAAAAATGCTTTGACTGTTCACATACTAGTTGATATTCTCAAGTGTGTGACAACCTTTTTTAT TGACGAAATGGATTTGGCCGTCAGTGTTTTGGAGAACTTAACTAAGGTTCCTAGATTTGACACACTCATCATGTTTCTATCATCCAACGACAAGGCTG ATCTTGCTAAGATATGGGATGAAGTGTTTTACAATGAAGCAACCCCCATTGAGTTTGCTGAAAAGCTTGATAACCTGCGTGCAAAGTACTGCCTCAAGCGATGA
- the LOC101312456 gene encoding uncharacterized protein LOC101312456 — protein MESFGGLGFSDISSAARRKRSNTSRRPRNEAQLLDYRDISSLSSTPPSDDNVTKTEGGGYVESDEASNNGSFRGSNEHRHTGIDSKRSSKGGLGSANRRGPSKDGSFGIGSDVLENKSTVKKVKLKVGGVTRTIQAKSTSDGASNVGLTSSKSSHISDAPRPRKRSIIQENSDENGSFGSDKGSGLRGVASKDPSKGVFDVGKDNTSRGRIPEEPIRKSKRVPKRRLLDGTVDVGDDDDDVEVRYLEKLKKSKNTPDYSLDYQEDEERAVRKEKRISKVLNGSGAGQYGVDLVDGISKSDKEGKKSRSGRVVDDTDYVEEEEDEPVSDGEPELKIRKNSRKEFADSSSDNKEMTVTTRRRALQTNKDVSSSIGPSTIEFPNGLPPAPPRKQKEELCAVEQQLKKAEAAQRRKMQVEKAARESEAEAIRKILGQDSSRKKKEDKIKKRQEDMAQERAANAMLPSDSVRWVMGPSGSIVTFPDTVGLPTIFDSKPCSYPPPREKCAGPYCTNPYKYRDSQSKLPLCSLQCYKAVHEKMPSLSAC, from the exons ATGGAGAGTTTTGGCGGCTTGGGATTCAGTGATATAAGCAGTGCCGCAAGGAGGAAAAGGAGCAATACGTCTCGTCGTCCTCGGAATGAGGCACAGCTTCTGGATTATCGTGACATCTCTTCTCTCTCGTCAACGCCTCCTTCAGACGAT AATGTTACTAAAACTGAGGGAGGAGGGTATGTAGAATCTGATGAAGCTTCGAATAATGGTTCTTTTCGAGGCAGTAATGAGCATAGGCATACTGGGATTGATTCCAAAAGGTCCAGCAAGGGTGGCCTTGGCTCTGCTAATAGGAGAGGCCCAAGTAAGGATGGGTCATTCGGTATTGGTTCAGATGTTTTGGAGAATAAGAGTACTGTGAAAAAGGTTAAGCTTAAGGTTGGTGGTGTTACACGCACAATTCAGGCCAAGTCTACATCTGATGGTGCATCTAATGTTGGGTTGACTTCTTCAAAATCTTCTCATATTTCTGATGCCCCTCGACCACGGAAGAGGTCGATTATTCAG GAAAATTCAGATGAAAATGGCTCCTTTGGTTCAGATAAGGGAAGTGGGTTACGAGGGGTTGCATCTAAGGATCCATCTAAAGGTGTCTTTGATGTTGGGAAGGATAATACTTCAAGGGGTAGGATACCTGAAGAACCTATTCGCAAAAGCAAACGGGTTCCTAAGAGACGTTTGCTGGATGGAACAGTTGATGTTGGAGATGATGACGATGATGTGGAAGTTCGATACCTTGAAAAACTCAAAAAATCTAAGAATACCCCAGATTACAGTTTGGACTACCAAGAGGATGAGGAAAGAGCAGTCAGGAAAGAAAAGAGAATTTCAAAGGTGTTGAATGGAAGTGGTGCTGGCCAGTACGGTGTAGATTTGGTAGATGGCATTTCAAAGTCAGACAAGGAGGGTAAGAAGTCAAGATCAGGAAGAGTAGTTGATGACACTGATTATGTAGAAGAAGAAGAAGATGAACCTGTTTCTGATGGCGAGCCAGAACTCAAGATCAGGAAAAACTCGAGAAAGGAGTTTGCTGACTCTTCCTCAGATAATAAGGAGATGACAGTCACTACTCGTCGAAGGGCCCTTCAAACTAACAAAGATGTATCTTCCAGCATAGGTCCAAGTACAATTGAGTTTCCCAACGGGTTGCCCCCTGCACCACCAAGAA AGCAAAAAGAGGAACTCTGTGCGGTGGAACAGCAACTGAAGAAAGCTGAGGCTGCTCAGAGACGAAAGATGCAAGTGGAGAAGGCAGCCAGAGAATCGGAG GCTGAGGCAATCAGAAAAATTTTGGGTCAAGATTCCAGTCGGAAGAAGAAGGAAGACAAGATAAAGAAACGGCAAGAAGATATGGCACAG GAGAGAGCTGCAAATGCTATGCTTCCATCAGATTCTGTTCGATGGGTGATGGGTCCATCAGGATCAATTGTTACTTTTCCTGATACAGTTGGCTTACCAACCATATTTGATTCCAAGCCTTGCAG TTACCCTCCTCCCCGTGAGAAGTGTGCCGGACCATATTGTACAAACCCATACAAGTACAGGGATTCCCAATCAAAGCTCCCTCTGTGCAGTCTCCAGTGTTACAAGGCAGTTCATGAAAAGATGCCTTCTCTATCCGCATGTTAA
- the LOC101311876 gene encoding uncharacterized protein LOC101311876 encodes MGSLEGEEAGRKKAMWLYPNLAGSDPSERWGHSACYFQGNMYVFGGCSGGMHYSDVQVLNFETMVWNTLVTTGPGPGPRDSHSTVLLGNNMIVFGGTSGSKKCNDLHILNLITKEWTRLECGGTPPSPRESHSATLVDDVELVVFGGSGEGECLNDLHVLDLRTMRWTSPEVKGDVPVPRDSHSAIAIGNKMFVYGGDRGDRYYGDVDMLDMDTMTWSRLAVQGSSPGGRAGHAAVSIGTMIYVIGGVGHKRYYNDAWVLDSSTCSWTQLDARGQLPQGRFSHTAVVTDSVLAIYGGCGEDDRPLNELLVLELGTEQSNDCYDVPICKIFGSPINHERRRFSRGADFNTNLKPMLMGNPVVVRQTSKKSESETKRLFLKSGTLHPKRRRTTTARAWEIESEQEERSLSLSQHSSSSHSDQEQQPTPTPNLEDSAPPSQGYVFKQLNQSPNIKILEIPAKDLRFSTQRSPEELSHLLGAHQMKARREQCLHGRPNIQFQAAERVPFVAVNPMCNLIGSEVHGKVDGAFDSGFLMTATVNGRIFRGVLFAPGRALAPRMPVPENSSSLTSHTCNLGPGVIGRGSIVPQSQIANAVTQPFANSNHAESSSSKQSEQPTKNFLPRSSLGLRQPQVARPFPGVRTSSLDRESNHQSDFQGLVLTLGGSGSGSGGS; translated from the exons ATGGGGTCTTTGGAAGGTGAAGAAGCTGGAAGGAAGAAGGCAATGTGGCTCTACCCAAACCTTGCGGGAAGCGATCCTTCTGAAAGATGGGGGCACTCTGCTTGTTATTTTCAAGGGAATATGTATGTCTTTGGG GGGTGTTCTGGAGGTATGCATTACAGTGATGTTCAGGTGCTTAATTTTGAAACGATGGTCTGGAACACTCTTGTCACAACTGGTCCAGGGCCTGGTCCTAGAGATAGCCACAGTACCGTTCTTCTGGGTAATAATATGATAGTTTTTGGAGGTACAAGTGGCTCCAAGAAGTGTAATGATCTTCACATTTTAAATCTGATTACCAAAGAATGGACTCGACTAGAATGTGGCGGAACTCCACCTTCGCCTCGAGAAAGTCATTCTGCCACGCTTGTGGATGATGTAGAATTAGTGGTTTTTGGGGGAAGTGGGGAAGGTGAATGCTTGAATGATCTGCATGTTCTTGACCTTAGAACCATGAGATGGACTTCCCCTGAGGTGAAGGGTGATGTTCCTGTTCCTAGAGACAGTCATAGTGCTATTGCAATAGGAAATAAGATGTTTGTGTATGGTGGTGACCGTGGCGATAGGTATTATGGTGATGTTGATATGCTTGACATGGACACAATGACCTGGTCAAGG TTGGCTGTTCAAGGATCTTCACCCGGCGGCAGGGCTGGCCATGCAGCTGTGAGTATTGGCACAATG ATCTATGTTATTGGAGGGGTCGGACACAAACGGTACTATAATGATGCATGGGTCCTGGATTCAAGTACTTGTTCATGGACCCAACTGGATGCACGCGGTCAACTGCCACAAGGGAGATTCTCTCACACTGCTGTTGTTACCGACTCTGTCCTTGCTATCTATGGAGG GTGTGGGGAGGATGATCGGCCTCTCAATGAGTTGTTGGTGTTGGAGCTTGGAACAGAACAGTCAAATGACTGCTACGATGTTCCTATATGCAAAATTTTTGGAAGCCCTATAAACCATGAGAGGAGAAGGTTCTCTAGGGGAGCTGATTTTAACACG AATCTGAAACCTATGCTTATGGGGAATCCTGTAGTAGTAAGACAGACATCTAAGAAATCAGAATCAGAAACAAAGCGACTTTTTTTAAAATCAG GTACTCTGCATCCGAAAAGGAGAAGAACTACCACTGCTAGAGCATGGGAGATTGAATCAGAACAAGAAGAGCGTTCTCTGTCTCTGTCCCAGCATTCATCATCATCTCACTCAGACCAAGAGCAGCAACCGACCCCAACTCCCAATCTGGAAGATTCCGCTCCACCTTCTCAAGGTTACGTCTTTAAGCAATTAAATCAGAGTCCGAACATAAAGATCTTAGAAATTCCGGCCAAAGATCTCAGATTTTCCACACAAAGAAGTCCAGAGGAACTTAGCCACTTGTTAGGAGCACATCAAATGAAAGCCAGACGAGAACAGTGTCTCCATGGTAGACCAAACATACAATTTCAAGCTGCAGAACGTGTACCATTTGTGGCAGTGAACCCTATGTGCAACTTG ATTGGTTCTGAGGTCCATGGCAAAGTTGATGGTGCATTCGACTCCGGTTTCCTAATGACTGCAACTGTTAACGGGAGAATATTTAGAGGGGTCTTATTTGCACCG GGACGTGCGCTTGCCCCTAGAATGCCAGTTCCAGAGAATTCTTCATCTTTAACTAGTCACACTTGCAATCTGGGACCTGGAGTCATTGGAAGAGGGTCAATTGTTCCACAAAGTCAAATTGCCAATGCTGTGACACAACCGTTTGCAAACTCAAATCATGCAGAGTCATCCTCCTCAAAGCAATCCGAGCAGCCAACGAAGAATTTTTTACCAAGGTCTAGTCTAGGCCTCAGGCAGCCTCAGGTGGCTCGACCATTTCCAGGAGTTAGAACTTCATCTCTAGACAGAGAATCTAATCACCAAAGTGATTTTCAAGGTCTGGTTTTAACACTTGGTGGATCAGGAAGTGGTTCTGGTGGTTCTTAG